One Penaeus vannamei isolate JL-2024 chromosome 27, ASM4276789v1, whole genome shotgun sequence genomic window carries:
- the LOC113808162 gene encoding glutamate-gated chloride channel alpha-like encodes MQLHFDNSGKYSDVVLSVALKRRYGYAVLNIYLPSLVLLVVSYVTLFFRTSIFDVRMMAALTVQLVLCTLFSQISATLPMTSYFKMVDVWLMFCIGITFLVILFHAITDHVVNREDARGGGSFIKVVPKVKPEVKGHGLKAEERSVERKLLLGSQLSAEFTVVIHLYLMVDAPLLQHAKDYMI; translated from the exons ATGCAACTCCACTTCGACAACAGCGGCAAGTACAGCGACGTGGTGCTCAGCGTGGCTCTCAAAAGGCGCTACGGATACGCCGTCCTGAacatctacctcccctccctcgtgcTCCTCGTCGTCAGCTACGTCACCCTCTTCTTCAGGACCAGCATCTTCGACGTCAGGATGATGGCCGCGCTCACCGTGCAGCTGGTCCTGTGCACGCTCTTCTcgcag aTATCGGCCACGCTGCCGATGACCTCCTACTTCAAGATGGTCGACGTTTGGCTCATGTTCTGCATCGGCATCACTTTCCTCGTCATCCTCTTCCACGCCATCACCGACCACGTCGTCAACAGGGAGGACGCGAGAGGGGGCGGTTCCTTCATCAAGGTCGTCCCTAAGGTCAAaccggaggtcaaaggtcacgggtTGAAGGCCGAGGAGCGAAGCGTGGAGAGGAAGCTGCTCCTCGGGTCCCAGCTGTCG GCTGAATTCACGGTGGTCATACATTTGTACCTGATGGTAGATGCACCACTCTTGCAACACGCCAAGGACTACATGATctaa